Proteins from a single region of Ochotona princeps isolate mOchPri1 chromosome 27, mOchPri1.hap1, whole genome shotgun sequence:
- the PCED1B gene encoding PC-esterase domain-containing protein 1B isoform X3 codes for MVPLRASEVRQLLHNKFVVVLGDSVQRAVYKDLVLLLQKDSLLSLQQLKAKGELSFEQDTLLEGGQLDTLHNGITYREVRQYLSGHHLVRFYFLTRVYSKYLQSVLEQLQAGEHAPDLVIMNSCLWDLSRYGPESGKRYLKNLAKLFAHLGRVLPPSCLLVWNTAMPVGHKITASFLPPEDQPYAASLRIYLIEANFYCFAEARKHGFDLLDLHFHFRHASQHRHHDGVHWNARAHRCLSYLLLAHVADAWGVELPHRPAVRWLQDGPTRGQRGRGVHRRHPTSRDTLAQPLTPPRHAPLLPFSPPPPLLPAPSLMTLQTCPVPPYPMVPPFPLCSQDSYFTSDHPFQMNPFCFSPDASSPTQTGFVLEANLTFDGQPPVPSVPSPYVQCQAPVVHRGFPRNHPYGPYKPWRGRPRHPNRRTPTSQSPNTGRATST; via the coding sequence ATGGTGCCCCTGCGGGCCTCCGAGGTGCGGCAGCTTCTCCACAACAAGTTCGTGGTGGTCCTGGGGGACTCGGTGCAGCGGGCTGTGTACAAAgacctggtgctgctgctgcagaaggaCTCTCTGCTCAGCCTGCAGCAGCTCAAAGCCAAGGGGGAGCTCAGCTTTGAGCAGGACACGCTGCTGGAGGGTGGCCAGCTGGACACCCTGCACAATGGCATCACCTACCGAGAGGTGCGCCAGTACCTCTCTGGGCACCACCTGGTGCGCTTCTATTTCCTCACGCGCGTCTACTCCAAGTACCTACAGTCCGTGCTGGAGCAACTGCAGGCCGGCGAGCATGCCCCAGACCTGGTCATCATGAACTCCTGCCTCTGGGACCTCTCCAGGTACGGCCCCGAGTCTGGGAAGAGGTACCTGAAGAACCTGGCCAAGCTGTTTGCACACCTGGGCCGGGTGCTGCCCCCATCCTGCCTGCTGGTGTGGAACACGGCCATGCCTGTGGGCCACAAGATCACTGCAAGCTTCCTCCCTCCTGAGGACCAGCCATATGCCGCCTCCCTACGGATCTACCTGATCGAGGCTAATTTCTACTGCTTTGCCGAGGCCAGGAAGCATGGCTTCGACTTGCTTGACCTGCACTTCCACTTCCGCCATGCCAGTCAGCACCGGCACCATGATGGTGTGCACTGGAACGCGCGTGCGCACCGCTGCCTGTCATACCTGCTGCTGGCACATGTGGCTGATGCCTGGGGTGTGGAGCTGCCACACCGCCCAGCAGTCAGGTGGCTCCAAGACGGCCCCACGAGAGGGCAGCGTGGACGGGGGGTCCATAGGCGGCACCCGACCAGCAGGGacaccctggcccagccactgaCCCCTCCCAGGCATGCACCCCTGCTTCCattctcacccccacccccactgctgcCTGCACCCAGTCTGATGACTCTACAGACTTGCCCTGTGCCCCCTTACCCAATGGTGCCCCCGTTTCCACTCTGTTCCCAGGATTCTTACTTCACCTCAGACCATCCTTTTCAAATGAATCCATTCTGCTTCAGCCCAGACGCCTCCTCTCCGACCCAGACAGGATTTGTACTTGAAGCCAACTTGACGTTTGATGGTCAGCCCCCTGTACCCTCTGTCCCATCACCATATGTCCAGTGCCAGGCTCCTGTGGTCCATAGGGGTTTTCCCCGGAACCATCCCTATGGCCCCTACAAGCCCTGGAGAGGGCGGCCTAGGCACCCCAACAGGCGTACCCCGACTTCCCAGAGcccaaatacaggaagagcaACGTCGACTTGA